The Streptomyces sp. ALI-76-A nucleotide sequence ACTGCGCTCGCTCACCCGGGCCGGGCAGGTCCGGATCAACGACGGCAGGCTCGAACTGCTCACCAGTTACGGGAGCGAGATCGACAGCGCGCCGGTACAGGCGGTGCGTGCCTCCAAGCCCTGGTTCGTCCCGGAGGACCGGGCCCTGGCGGACCTCAACGGCAACCGCTACCTGCTGACCCTGGGCGAGCACGATCCCGCTCCCGGAGAGCCGGGGCCACCCGCCGCACGCCGGTTCGTCGAAGCCGTACGGAAGGCTGCGCGGCGTGACCGCTGAACCACCGCGAGTTGCGGGACCGCGCCTCCTGCGCCACGCTGATCTCACGTAACTCTGGGTTTACCGGCGATAACGCTGCGAACCAGCCCGCCGGCCACGACAGCAGGCGGCCGCGTCACGCGGGCACTCTGCTGGATCGATCCGAACTCCGTGTTCTTCCGGACCTCTATGTCGGGGAGTCGCAGCCGTGATCAGTCACCCGAGCAGGCACTGCACGGTGGAGCTCCAAGCCCTGCCGTCGCGGATCGGCCAGGTCCGCAGAATCGTATCTGCGCAGTTGCGCTACTGGCATCTGGATCCCCTCATAGACCGGGCGGCGCTCGGTGTGACGGAGCTGTTGACCAACGTCCACCTCCATGCCCGGCCCGACAAGACGTGCACCGTGGAGATCGAGCTGGTGCTCGACCGGCTCAAGGTCTCGGTGCGCGACCACGACCCGCGTCTGCCGGTCGTGGGATCGATCGACGAGGCGGACGGGCTCGCCACCTGCGGCCGTGGGCTCGCGATGGTCGCCGCGGTCAGCGAGAGCTGGGGTGTGCGGCCGGACGGCGAGTCCGGCAAGGTCGTGTGGTTCACCCTGCCGACGTCCTCGGCCGCGCGGGCCGGTTCCGCTCGTCCGCCGCGGCGCCAGGTCGTGGACAAGCCCGCGCGCCGGTTCGCGGAGGTCGAGCACGCGGTCGACCTGCGCCGGCCC carries:
- a CDS encoding ATP-binding protein, translating into MISHPSRHCTVELQALPSRIGQVRRIVSAQLRYWHLDPLIDRAALGVTELLTNVHLHARPDKTCTVEIELVLDRLKVSVRDHDPRLPVVGSIDEADGLATCGRGLAMVAAVSESWGVRPDGESGKVVWFTLPTSSAARAGSARPPRRQVVDKPARRFAEVEHAVDLRRPGHTPARSAVPG